In Candidatus Reconcilbacillus cellulovorans, one DNA window encodes the following:
- a CDS encoding tRNA glutamyl-Q(34) synthetase GluQRS, whose protein sequence is MTQHRGRFAPTPSGRMHLGNACTALLAWLSARSKNGTIALRLEDLDRPRCRPEYEQGLIEDLRWLGLDWDEGPDVGGQHAPYRQSEREPVYREAFERLLSKNLVYPCFCSRKDVLQSANAPHGLTSEGPAYPGRCRGLSSAERERLASIRRPSWRFALPDRPVSFRDEVHGFVAFEAGTGGDFIVRRSDGVYAYQLAVVVDDAEMGVTEVWRGSDLLDSTPRQLLLFEALELRPPAYAHAPLWLGPDGRRLSKRHGEEITLQRLRASGIAAERVVGWLAYRCGLIDRPEPAKPRELVERFIPSRVVREPIRLSQRALTALTEGVLTT, encoded by the coding sequence ATGACACAGCACCGCGGCCGTTTCGCGCCGACGCCTTCGGGCCGCATGCATCTCGGCAACGCCTGCACGGCGCTGCTTGCCTGGCTGTCCGCCCGCAGCAAAAACGGGACGATCGCGCTCCGGCTGGAAGACCTCGACCGCCCGCGCTGCCGTCCCGAATATGAACAGGGGCTGATAGAAGACCTTCGCTGGCTCGGCCTCGACTGGGACGAAGGCCCGGACGTCGGCGGACAGCACGCGCCTTACCGGCAGAGCGAACGGGAACCTGTTTACCGGGAAGCGTTTGAGCGACTGTTGTCCAAAAATCTCGTCTATCCCTGCTTTTGCAGCCGAAAAGACGTGTTGCAGTCGGCAAACGCTCCGCACGGCCTGACGTCAGAAGGCCCGGCATACCCGGGGCGCTGCAGGGGGCTGTCGTCGGCGGAACGCGAGCGGCTCGCGAGTATCCGGCGGCCGTCCTGGCGGTTCGCTTTGCCCGACCGACCGGTTTCGTTCCGGGACGAGGTGCACGGGTTTGTCGCGTTTGAGGCGGGCACCGGCGGCGATTTTATCGTCCGGCGTTCGGACGGTGTTTACGCGTACCAGTTGGCCGTCGTCGTCGACGATGCGGAAATGGGCGTCACCGAAGTGTGGCGCGGCTCCGATCTGCTGGACTCCACGCCGAGGCAACTGTTGCTGTTCGAGGCGTTGGAGTTGCGTCCGCCGGCGTACGCGCACGCGCCGCTGTGGCTCGGCCCCGACGGACGGCGGCTGTCGAAACGGCACGGGGAAGAAATTACGCTGCAACGGCTTCGCGCAAGCGGGATCGCCGCGGAACGGGTCGTCGGCTGGCTTGCATACCGGTGCGGGCTCATCGACCGTCCGGAACCGGCAAAACCGCGGGAACTCGTCGAACGGTTCATCCCTTCTCGGGTGGTTCGGGAACCGATCCGGTTGTCCCAACGCGCTTTAACCGCTTTAACAGAAGGGGTTTTGACGACATGA